From the Butyrivibrio fibrisolvens genome, one window contains:
- a CDS encoding ABC transporter substrate-binding protein, translating to MKKRVLGALMSSAMVVSLLAGCSSGGAETTQEPAGDAGQEEAADNSTDTATDVEEAEKEVAENTEASDGELINIGFAQVGHESDWRTASTKSCQDVFSEANGYNLSFVDCDNDSAAQLEAVRSFIEQDVDYIIIDPIVSTGWDTVLTECEDAGIPVIVIDRTIDDSDKYAAWVGSDFKQEGLAAGEWLKAYADANGISEINALVISGTTGASAQIGRSDGFKEVADKYGWTILDEQTGDFTEDGGQEVMESYCKSYEGKFNVVVCQNDNEAFGAMTAMDNAGVTYGPDGDVILISFDACTAGLEEVKARKITADFECNPLAAPTVEEVIQTLKNGGTPEAEVYMPEHWYALPDAIVEFSINGEAQEMTEVTDAVIEAQY from the coding sequence ATGAAAAAGAGAGTACTTGGAGCATTAATGTCTTCTGCAATGGTTGTAAGTCTTCTGGCAGGCTGTTCATCAGGCGGCGCAGAAACTACACAAGAGCCTGCAGGTGACGCTGGCCAGGAAGAAGCTGCTGATAACAGTACTGATACAGCGACTGATGTAGAAGAGGCTGAGAAGGAAGTAGCTGAAAATACCGAGGCTTCAGATGGGGAACTGATCAATATCGGTTTTGCACAGGTTGGACATGAGTCTGACTGGCGTACAGCTTCTACCAAATCCTGCCAGGATGTATTCTCAGAAGCTAATGGCTATAACCTGAGCTTTGTAGACTGCGATAACGATTCTGCAGCTCAGCTTGAAGCAGTTAGATCTTTCATCGAGCAGGACGTTGATTACATCATCATCGATCCTATCGTATCTACAGGTTGGGATACAGTCCTTACAGAATGTGAAGATGCAGGAATCCCTGTAATCGTAATCGACCGTACAATTGATGATTCTGACAAGTATGCAGCATGGGTTGGATCTGACTTCAAGCAGGAAGGTCTTGCAGCTGGTGAGTGGCTCAAAGCATACGCAGATGCTAACGGTATCTCAGAGATCAACGCACTCGTTATCTCCGGTACAACAGGCGCATCCGCACAGATCGGACGTTCTGACGGATTCAAGGAAGTTGCTGACAAGTATGGATGGACAATCCTTGATGAGCAGACAGGTGACTTCACAGAAGACGGCGGACAGGAAGTTATGGAATCATACTGCAAGAGCTACGAAGGCAAGTTCAACGTAGTTGTATGCCAGAATGATAACGAGGCATTCGGCGCTATGACAGCTATGGACAATGCAGGTGTTACATATGGTCCTGACGGCGATGTTATCCTTATCTCTTTTGACGCATGTACAGCAGGTCTTGAGGAAGTTAAGGCTCGTAAGATCACAGCAGATTTCGAGTGTAACCCTCTTGCAGCTCCTACAGTAGAAGAAGTTATCCAGACTCTTAAAAACGGCGGAACACCTGAAGCAGAAGTTTACATGCCTGAGCACTGGTATGCACTTCCTGATGCTATCGTTGAGTTCTCAATCAACGGCGAAGCTCAGGAGATGACAGAAGTTACAGATGCTGTTATCGAAGCTCAGTATTAA
- a CDS encoding sensor histidine kinase, with amino-acid sequence MAKDQKANIISGLSVGKKLTVMVMVMLIPFTLITVFLLYNLYRFGNSYNLVVSNVAIANQYNLEFREKYDAVLYQMVARSITKDHINEELGLINPDDMTSSVRQSFDSLLTCSTSPNARKIAESVLKLLSTLDDRCNDINNNIIEGGSYDVNMSALDNDIRVITELIQERISEYIYYEAGSMEVIRAAMDAERIRVIRFIGMFFIIFFIFVLLLVIYLSSAITHEVDILVGEVKSEQINSRNLELKLLQSQINPHFLYNTLDNIVWLSEGGRKDDVTGIVTSLSRFFRTTLSGGLDYITIRQEISHIESYLQIQRFRYRDILNYEIDIPQEFLEYRIIKMTLQPVVENALYHGIKNKRGGGTIRISMHYHDSDLEIDVEDDGKGMSPEDTLHLQRLADGLEKAREDNAGFGMANVGERMRLNYGDKYGLKIESEYGKGTIVKILFPKEAQ; translated from the coding sequence ATGGCTAAAGATCAGAAGGCGAATATAATCAGTGGTCTTTCTGTGGGCAAAAAGCTGACTGTTATGGTTATGGTCATGTTAATCCCCTTTACATTGATCACTGTATTCTTATTATATAATCTCTATCGATTTGGTAATTCTTATAATCTTGTCGTATCCAATGTTGCGATTGCCAATCAGTACAACCTTGAATTCAGGGAAAAGTACGATGCGGTCCTCTACCAGATGGTAGCAAGATCAATTACCAAAGACCATATAAATGAAGAACTCGGACTGATCAACCCGGATGATATGACAAGCAGTGTCAGACAGAGTTTTGATAGCCTCCTGACATGTTCAACCTCTCCCAATGCCAGAAAAATAGCGGAAAGTGTCCTTAAACTCCTATCTACACTAGATGACAGGTGTAATGATATCAATAACAATATAATCGAAGGCGGGTCATATGATGTCAACATGAGCGCTCTTGATAATGATATCCGCGTAATCACTGAGCTTATACAAGAAAGAATCTCCGAATACATCTATTATGAAGCAGGCAGCATGGAAGTTATAAGGGCTGCAATGGATGCTGAGCGTATCAGAGTGATACGTTTTATTGGTATGTTCTTTATTATCTTTTTCATATTTGTACTTCTATTAGTAATATATCTGTCCTCAGCTATAACTCATGAAGTTGACATACTGGTCGGCGAAGTCAAGAGCGAGCAGATCAATTCAAGGAACCTCGAATTAAAGCTCCTTCAGTCCCAGATCAATCCGCATTTTTTGTACAACACTTTGGACAATATAGTATGGCTGTCTGAGGGCGGTCGCAAGGACGATGTAACAGGTATAGTTACGTCTCTTTCAAGGTTCTTTAGGACTACTTTGTCCGGAGGACTTGATTATATAACTATCAGGCAGGAGATATCACACATAGAGTCGTACCTGCAGATTCAGAGATTCAGATATCGTGACATATTGAACTATGAAATTGATATACCGCAGGAGTTTCTTGAATACAGGATCATCAAGATGACACTTCAGCCTGTAGTTGAGAATGCGCTGTATCATGGGATCAAAAATAAACGCGGCGGCGGAACTATCAGGATATCCATGCACTATCACGACAGCGACCTTGAGATAGATGTAGAAGATGATGGAAAGGGTATGAGCCCGGAAGACACCCTTCATCTTCAGCGTCTTGCAGACGGCCTTGAGAAAGCGAGAGAGGATAATGCAGGCTTTGGAATGGCCAATGTCGGCGAACGTATGCGCCTTAACTATGGTGATAAATATGGCCTGAAGATTGAAAGCGAATATGGCAAAGGAACTATAGTGAAAATATTGTTCCCTAAGGAAGCGCAATAA
- a CDS encoding response regulator transcription factor: MISVFLVEDEIVMREGIRSNINWSAEGYKFVGEAGDGELAYPMIRDLKPDIVITDIRMPFMDGLELSRLIKKELPSTRIIILSGYDDFQYAREAISIGVTDYLLKPISGAQLLEAIGKVSDGIKAEQDQLRFMERYKKEREENRILEKRVLFRQLVAGALSMPEILNKGKALGINLAAGAYGIVMFQIKVSDESRGEGQITESYSESIEKITSVIRDKYNSKEGIQVYEQLGGVFVFLVLGRDRQETADSMDGLLGDLEDMMSDKSGINYYAGTGCVVDRIREVGRSYESASKAFAHRFLYDSSRVFDGHRNTDQAAESAPINMDEIDIGKLDRRIVTSFLNNGSSEELLHFVEDFVDNTGKGNFQSLIFRQYISVDLYFTVVSFLESIGYSRDEITEKLGNIGDGQSSQGDTDKTKDYIHDILSKALEMRDKVCDSRYSSLINSARSYIYDHYSDEDISLNQVAASVNISPNHFSSVFKKETGETFIEFLTRVRMDKAKELLETTDLKAQEIGYKIGYRDPHYFSYIFKKTQNITPRQYRDKV; the protein is encoded by the coding sequence ATGATCAGCGTATTTTTGGTAGAAGATGAAATTGTTATGAGGGAGGGCATAAGGAGCAACATTAACTGGTCTGCCGAGGGCTATAAGTTCGTCGGAGAAGCAGGTGATGGAGAGCTTGCATATCCCATGATAAGGGATCTAAAGCCAGATATAGTCATAACAGATATAAGGATGCCATTTATGGACGGCCTGGAACTTAGCCGCCTTATCAAAAAGGAATTGCCCTCTACAAGGATCATAATCTTAAGTGGTTATGATGACTTTCAATATGCTCGTGAAGCGATCAGCATAGGTGTTACAGATTACCTTCTAAAGCCTATTTCAGGCGCCCAGCTTCTAGAAGCCATCGGCAAGGTTTCTGATGGTATAAAAGCTGAGCAGGATCAGCTTAGATTTATGGAAAGGTATAAAAAAGAACGTGAAGAAAACCGCATCCTTGAAAAGCGTGTACTTTTCAGGCAGCTTGTTGCGGGAGCTCTTTCTATGCCTGAAATCCTGAATAAGGGCAAGGCACTTGGCATAAATCTTGCTGCCGGAGCTTATGGCATCGTTATGTTCCAGATCAAAGTAAGTGATGAAAGCAGAGGCGAAGGGCAGATAACAGAAAGCTATAGTGAAAGCATCGAGAAGATCACCTCTGTTATCAGGGATAAGTACAATTCTAAAGAAGGCATACAGGTTTATGAGCAGCTTGGCGGAGTTTTTGTATTTCTTGTCCTCGGAAGAGATAGGCAAGAGACAGCTGATAGTATGGATGGACTTCTAGGCGACCTTGAAGATATGATGTCTGATAAGTCGGGGATCAACTATTATGCCGGCACAGGCTGTGTTGTAGACAGGATCAGAGAAGTGGGCAGAAGCTATGAGTCTGCAAGTAAAGCTTTCGCTCATAGATTCCTGTATGATTCCAGCAGGGTCTTTGACGGCCACCGTAATACAGATCAGGCTGCAGAGTCTGCCCCTATAAATATGGATGAAATAGATATAGGCAAGCTTGACAGACGCATTGTCACAAGTTTTCTAAACAATGGAAGCAGTGAAGAACTTCTGCATTTTGTAGAAGACTTTGTTGACAATACAGGAAAAGGCAACTTTCAATCACTTATATTCAGACAATATATAAGTGTTGATCTGTATTTTACAGTGGTTTCATTCCTTGAATCTATAGGCTATTCAAGAGATGAGATAACAGAAAAGCTTGGCAATATCGGTGATGGGCAGTCTTCACAGGGAGATACCGATAAGACCAAAGACTATATACACGATATACTCTCCAAAGCCTTGGAGATGAGAGATAAGGTATGTGATTCAAGATACAGTTCGTTGATAAACAGCGCAAGAAGCTATATCTATGATCATTACAGCGACGAGGATATATCGCTTAATCAGGTAGCTGCCAGCGTCAATATAAGTCCCAACCACTTCAGCTCTGTCTTTAAGAAAGAAACCGGAGAAACCTTCATAGAATTTCTCACAAGAGTTCGAATGGACAAAGCCAAAGAACTCCTTGAAACCACAGATCTGAAAGCGCAGGAGATCGGCTACAAAATTGGCTATAGAGACCCGCACTATTTCAGTTATATCTTTAAGAAGACGCAGAACATCACACCCAGACAGTATCGGGATAAAGTATAA